Proteins encoded within one genomic window of Etheostoma cragini isolate CJK2018 chromosome 21, CSU_Ecrag_1.0, whole genome shotgun sequence:
- the hoxb6b gene encoding homeobox protein Hox-B6b isoform X2 — protein MSSYFVNSTFPVSLPGGQDSLLGQIPLYSSGYTDPLRHYSNAATYGAANMQEKVYPASYYQQTGAAAAAIYGRAGGGAPCDYNPVGTFYKDAEGSCAFSSRDEQPLFVSQEQRKAECPEQAVSMSSSLDDKSSTLIYPWMQRMNACSAGPFGNSGRRGRQTYTRYQTLELEKEFHFNRYLTRRRRIEISHALCLTERQIKIWFQNRRMKWKKENKLLNPSKTPEEEEQADKKS, from the exons ATGAGTTCCTATTTTGTTAACTCAACTTTTCCCGTGTCTCTGCCGGGAGGACAGGACTCTCTCCTGGGTCAGATACCGTTATATTCCTCGGGATACACCGATCCGTTAAGACACTACTCCAACGCGGCCACATATGGAGCAGCCAACATGCAGGAGAAGGTTTACCCTGCGTCCTACTACCAGCAGACGGGCGCAGCGGCCGCGGCCATCTACGGAAGGGCCGGCGGCGGAGCGCCCTGCGACTACAACCCGGTCGGGACTTTCTACAAGGACGCGGAGGGCTCGTGCGCTTTCTCGAGCCGCGACGAGCAGCCGCTGTTTGTCAGTCAGGAGCAGCGCAAAGCGGAGTGCCCGGAGCAGGCTGTCAGTATGAGCAGCAGCCTCGACGACAAGTCCTCCACTCTGATCTACCCCTGGATGCAGAGGATGAACGCCTGCTCCGCCG GTCCATTTGGAAACAGTGGCCGCAGGGGCCGACAGACCTACACCCGCTACCAGACTctggagctggagaaggagttCCACTTTAACCGCTACCTGACCAGGAGGCGCCGGATAGAGATCTCCCACGCGCTGTGTCTGACGGAGAGACAGATCAAAATCTGGTTTCAGAACCGCAGGATGAAGTGGAAAAAGGAGAACAAACTCCTCAATCCTTCAAAGACACccgaggaggaggagcaggcgGACAAGAAGAGCTAA
- the hoxb6b gene encoding homeobox protein Hox-B6b isoform X1, translating to MSSYFVNSTFPVSLPGGQDSLLGQIPLYSSGYTDPLRHYSNAATYGAANMQEKVYPASYYQQTGAAAAAIYGRAGGGAPCDYNPVGTFYKDAEGSCAFSSRDEQPLFVSQEQRKAECPEQAVSMSSSLDDKSSTLIYPWMQRMNACSADTPLQISSALSGPFGNSGRRGRQTYTRYQTLELEKEFHFNRYLTRRRRIEISHALCLTERQIKIWFQNRRMKWKKENKLLNPSKTPEEEEQADKKS from the exons ATGAGTTCCTATTTTGTTAACTCAACTTTTCCCGTGTCTCTGCCGGGAGGACAGGACTCTCTCCTGGGTCAGATACCGTTATATTCCTCGGGATACACCGATCCGTTAAGACACTACTCCAACGCGGCCACATATGGAGCAGCCAACATGCAGGAGAAGGTTTACCCTGCGTCCTACTACCAGCAGACGGGCGCAGCGGCCGCGGCCATCTACGGAAGGGCCGGCGGCGGAGCGCCCTGCGACTACAACCCGGTCGGGACTTTCTACAAGGACGCGGAGGGCTCGTGCGCTTTCTCGAGCCGCGACGAGCAGCCGCTGTTTGTCAGTCAGGAGCAGCGCAAAGCGGAGTGCCCGGAGCAGGCTGTCAGTATGAGCAGCAGCCTCGACGACAAGTCCTCCACTCTGATCTACCCCTGGATGCAGAGGATGAACGCCTGCTCCGCCG aCACACCACTACAGATTTCGAGTGCACTCTCAG GTCCATTTGGAAACAGTGGCCGCAGGGGCCGACAGACCTACACCCGCTACCAGACTctggagctggagaaggagttCCACTTTAACCGCTACCTGACCAGGAGGCGCCGGATAGAGATCTCCCACGCGCTGTGTCTGACGGAGAGACAGATCAAAATCTGGTTTCAGAACCGCAGGATGAAGTGGAAAAAGGAGAACAAACTCCTCAATCCTTCAAAGACACccgaggaggaggagcaggcgGACAAGAAGAGCTAA